TGAACTTCCAGAAGTTCATGAATCTCACGGACTATCCGGGAACATCCCCATTGGGTTTCAGAACAAAAATCGCCCCAAAGGATGGGACGATGAAAGAACAAAGGTGGTGTAGAGCCTTCCCTAGAGCAGTCCTCGTTCAGCAAGACTCACAGTTTCTGTCCCGGCCACGATGATATGGTCCAGGACCCGTATACTCACAAGCGCAAGCGCGTCCTTGAGCTGCCTCGTAAGACCTTCGTCGGCACGGGATGGTTCAGCGATGCCCGAAGGGTGATTATGTGCAAAGATCACGGCGGCAGCGTTGCATTTGAGTGCTGCCTTGACCACTTCTCGCGGGTGGACCGACGCGCCGTCAATGGTGCCGAGAAAAAGCTTTTCAAAGGCTATGACGCGGTGGCGGTTATCGAGGAAAATGCAACAGAACACTTCCCGTTCCAGATCTCCCAACTGAAGCGAGAGATAGAGCTTTGCCTCGTTTGGGTTGAGGAGCGTCGAGCTGCGACGCATGCGGCTTTTGAGGATGTGTGACGCGAGGTCGAGGATCTCCTTTCTGGTGGCCCTTCGTACGAAGAGGTAACCGCCTTCGGGATCGATTTCATAGAGTGGTGATGTTTGTCTCGTCATTTCTGTTCCTCCAGGTAGACATAGGTATATTGGTGGTTGCGTGCTGTGGTTCGTCGTCGCGACTTGGCGGTTCGCGGTTCTTGTGAGTGGAATCGGAGCTTGGGAAACAGGTGGTCGCGAAGGTAGAGTGATCCGACGAAAATGATGTCGTCGAGGGTCGCTCCGCATCGGTATGCTCTCTCCTCAAGCGTGTTGGAGATATCCGGACGGTGCGCGAGAAAGGATCGCAGCGCCCGCGTTATAGCAACGTCTGCCTCGTGGGGAGTCTTGGGTTCCTTCCAAAGCACCTCCTCCCGAAGCGCTCTCTCATGCTTTTGGAGAAGGGCGGCAAAGCTGCTTCTTCGGAGAAGACGCTCTCCGTAGGCCGTAAGCTTCTTGGGCGACGCGGCTCTCGCGAGTCGGCGTTCCCAGAGAGTGGTAACCCGCTCTTCGATCCGTGCGAGCCGCTCGCTTACGTCACGAAGCCCGGGGGTTATGCGCTCGTCAATCGTTTTCTCTACTGCCGCAACCGATCGCTTAAGCGACCCCCAGGCGGCGCCAACGGAGAAGACCGTGACGACAATTGTGGTAATGGTAGATAGGTCCATAAATAATCGCGAAAATAATGGATGGCAATAACCATAAGATAAACACTCCATAGGCGGCGTAAACGCCGACAGAGCAAAGGGACAACGGACAAGCGACGGAAAGGAGGGTCGTGATCAGGGACCGGAGGGGCCGCTCAGCGGACGCTCAATGGAAGACGGAGGTTTATCGGCGTACCAGAAAGCGAGGGCCAAAGCCAGGGACTCGAAGATGCTTATCCGCGGATCCTCGCTCATCCAGATCTTTCGCGGTGGCGGGAGAGAAGATGCAAGCTCTGGGAATTGACTGGCGAGGATTTCGGCTCTGCGGTGCTTCGTGCCTGCACCGTGCCGGGAGAAGAAGTCCCGCATGTCTCTTCGTCCGATGGGGTTTCCCTTAACGCCTTTCCTGTCGGCGAGACGCTCTACCCCTTGGAGGAGGTGACGAATCCGTAAAGAGCGGCGGGACGGCGTTTCGGAAGGATTCTCGAACACCACAAACTCTGGTC
This region of Pseudomonadota bacterium genomic DNA includes:
- the radC gene encoding DNA repair protein RadC; protein product: MTRQTSPLYEIDPEGGYLFVRRATRKEILDLASHILKSRMRRSSTLLNPNEAKLYLSLQLGDLEREVFCCIFLDNRHRVIAFEKLFLGTIDGASVHPREVVKAALKCNAAAVIFAHNHPSGIAEPSRADEGLTRQLKDALALVSIRVLDHIIVAGTETVSLAERGLL